Proteins from one Chitinophaga oryzae genomic window:
- a CDS encoding alpha-L-fucosidase, translated as MKRRFLEICFSGALLFSAATACAQQDAGLVANASEPEALRDARMRWFRDAHFGMFVHWGLYSAAAGEWNGKDYDGCVEWIQNMANVPSAEYAAKLTPLFKPKKGFAREWAKMAKDAGCRYVIFTSRHHEGFALHDSKTTTFDGMDVTGRDLFREIVNALHEQGLRIGVYFSLLDWHHPDAYVEHGMPTPGGVKNEGRDNAKYVAYMHQQAEEMFSNYGPIDVVWWDYSSKEIQGEKWGANALVAMVKKHHPNIIMNNRLYAFDHNSEYTRAHGDLVTPEQFIPETGFKGMDWESCMTMNGTWGYSRSNQKWHTREELVRNMIDIVSKGGNYLLNVGPMGDGTVPEKSVALMKGIGDWMRANGESIYGTRANTIGKVNWGRITTAPGKFFLHIFNWPEDNRLHVPLLPDAGVTPGAFFLADTTHAPLTIAADERGLFIDVSNRAFKNSAATVVELDVTGTSLVSQGVFPEADGSYQLMAGDAVLTNGVGLSVGEQAAIYNWMSVDGTAAWNIQVKQPGRYRMILRFACTDASAGSKVAVSAGKTTLTGVVKGTDNSWSAYRDWDLGTVTLSKKGVDQVLVKALTKPGLGVMNLQRIRLIPAGK; from the coding sequence ATGAAAAGAAGATTTTTAGAGATATGTTTTTCCGGCGCGTTACTGTTTTCAGCCGCCACCGCCTGCGCACAACAAGATGCCGGACTGGTAGCCAACGCCAGTGAGCCCGAAGCCCTGCGCGACGCACGCATGCGCTGGTTCCGCGATGCACATTTTGGCATGTTTGTCCACTGGGGATTGTACAGCGCCGCCGCCGGAGAATGGAACGGGAAAGACTATGATGGCTGTGTCGAATGGATACAGAACATGGCCAACGTGCCGTCAGCGGAATATGCCGCCAAACTGACGCCGCTGTTTAAACCCAAAAAAGGCTTCGCCCGTGAATGGGCTAAAATGGCCAAAGACGCCGGCTGCCGCTACGTGATCTTCACCAGCAGGCATCACGAAGGGTTTGCGCTGCACGACAGTAAAACCACCACCTTCGACGGGATGGACGTGACCGGCCGGGACCTGTTCCGCGAGATCGTCAACGCCCTTCATGAGCAGGGGTTGCGGATAGGAGTCTACTTTTCGCTGCTGGACTGGCATCATCCGGACGCTTATGTGGAACACGGCATGCCTACGCCCGGCGGCGTGAAAAACGAGGGCCGCGACAATGCGAAGTATGTTGCCTATATGCATCAGCAGGCGGAAGAAATGTTTTCCAATTACGGGCCTATCGACGTGGTATGGTGGGATTACAGCTCCAAAGAGATACAGGGCGAAAAATGGGGGGCTAATGCGCTGGTGGCGATGGTGAAAAAGCATCATCCCAATATTATCATGAACAACCGGTTGTACGCGTTTGATCATAACAGCGAATACACCCGTGCGCATGGCGACCTGGTGACACCGGAACAGTTCATCCCGGAGACCGGTTTCAAGGGTATGGACTGGGAATCCTGTATGACGATGAACGGCACCTGGGGCTATAGCAGGAGCAATCAGAAATGGCACACCAGGGAAGAGCTGGTCCGCAATATGATCGATATTGTTTCCAAGGGAGGGAACTACCTGCTGAACGTAGGCCCCATGGGAGACGGCACCGTTCCGGAAAAGAGCGTGGCGCTGATGAAGGGTATCGGCGACTGGATGCGGGCCAATGGCGAATCCATCTATGGTACGCGCGCCAATACCATCGGAAAGGTCAACTGGGGACGTATCACCACTGCGCCGGGGAAATTTTTCCTGCATATTTTCAACTGGCCGGAAGATAACCGTCTGCATGTGCCGCTGTTGCCCGACGCCGGCGTAACGCCCGGGGCCTTTTTCCTGGCTGACACGACGCATGCGCCGCTGACAATAGCGGCAGATGAACGCGGACTGTTTATCGATGTCAGCAACAGGGCGTTTAAAAATAGCGCCGCTACGGTGGTGGAGCTGGATGTTACCGGCACGTCGCTGGTGTCACAGGGCGTTTTCCCGGAAGCAGATGGCAGCTACCAGCTGATGGCGGGCGATGCGGTCCTTACCAATGGGGTAGGGCTGTCGGTAGGCGAGCAGGCGGCCATCTACAACTGGATGTCTGTAGACGGTACGGCTGCCTGGAACATCCAGGTGAAACAGCCGGGCCGGTACAGGATGATATTGCGTTTTGCCTGTACGGATGCCTCGGCCGGCTCGAAGGTGGCCGTAAGCGCCGGGAAAACAACGCTGACCGGCGTGGTGAAAGGCACGGACAATAGCTGGAGCGCTTACCGGGATTGGGACCTGGGCACCGTCACTTTGTCGAAAAAAGGCGTGGACCAAGTACTGGTGAAAGCGCTGACGAAACCGGGGCTGGGTGTCATGAACCTGCAACGCATCCGGCTGATACCGGCAGGAAAATAA
- a CDS encoding response regulator yields the protein MKQKFSCFLIDEVRDNRNQFFLALDLLQATRACICFDNAPHALSYAAQQAYKPDYIFLHTRQPGIDGVRQLEELLQSPLLADVPVIFYAASFNPEDMTRMKFMGATDWMVKPSNLHALRDGLKLIFETVSGKLPVSLREAQPAAVLV from the coding sequence ATGAAACAGAAGTTTTCCTGCTTTTTGATTGATGAGGTCCGTGACAACAGAAACCAGTTTTTCCTTGCACTCGATCTGTTACAGGCGACCCGGGCCTGTATTTGTTTTGATAATGCCCCCCATGCTTTATCCTACGCTGCCCAACAGGCATACAAACCGGACTATATTTTCCTGCATACCCGTCAGCCGGGCATAGATGGTGTCCGCCAACTGGAAGAGCTCCTGCAGTCTCCGCTGCTGGCGGATGTTCCGGTGATCTTCTACGCGGCCTCCTTTAACCCGGAAGATATGACCCGGATGAAATTTATGGGCGCTACCGACTGGATGGTAAAACCATCCAACCTGCATGCGCTGCGCGACGGGCTGAAGCTGATTTTTGAAACGGTCAGCGGAAAACTGCCTGTGTCGCTTCGGGAAGCGCAACCTGCTGCGGTGTTGGTATAA
- a CDS encoding alpha-amylase family glycosyl hydrolase, protein MMTRYQQQGALLKANGECVFRVWAPFRKSVTLLLLGGEEVAYPLTAEKDSGYWSTTLQGVTDGMHYYYLLDEHLQRPDPASRRQESTVHHASCITDPASFTFTDQQWKGISPEDLIIYEIHIGTFTPEGTFRAARERLPALEALGITAIELMPVCQFAGDMNWGYDGVYPFALHNRYGTADDFKALINTAHHLGMAVILDVAFCGSNTEGNYQSDFGPYFTQKYTAKGAPGVNLDDAWCDPVRDFYIQNALMWLDEFHIDGLRMDTLHGCQDNSAQHFVWELSEAVGELEQQTGNRKLLIASTDLNDPRYTNPVSIGGYGCTAQWADEFHHALHSLLTGETEGCYGDFGELSHLVRAFTNAFVYTGQYSPFRRRKFGRQLVDSDARHFVVFAQNHEQTGRRKKGERLGTLVSFEALKLAASTVMLSPFIPLLFMGEEYGETSPFLSFTAMSDAGAFRRSRLRWDITTAPNAALLACYRFLIAFRKHRPAMRVTAKDALEIHPVGQLPLLAIKRTSGQDTVLILLNFDKGIQTYHHVAPTPLKKIFDSAHEMWNGPGVKAADEILENEPILLQPLSAVVYEMAHHEE, encoded by the coding sequence ATGATGACACGTTATCAACAACAAGGAGCATTGCTGAAAGCAAACGGGGAATGTGTTTTCCGCGTATGGGCGCCGTTCAGGAAAAGTGTTACGCTGCTCCTGCTGGGTGGGGAAGAGGTGGCCTATCCGCTGACGGCGGAAAAAGACAGCGGCTACTGGAGCACTACCCTGCAGGGCGTTACCGATGGCATGCATTATTATTACCTGCTGGATGAACACCTGCAACGGCCGGACCCCGCTTCCCGCCGCCAGGAAAGTACGGTACACCATGCTTCCTGCATAACAGACCCCGCCAGCTTTACTTTTACAGATCAGCAGTGGAAGGGCATCTCCCCGGAAGACCTGATCATTTATGAAATACATATCGGCACCTTTACACCGGAAGGCACTTTCCGGGCTGCCCGGGAGCGGCTGCCTGCCCTGGAAGCCCTCGGTATTACCGCCATCGAACTGATGCCCGTCTGCCAGTTCGCCGGCGACATGAACTGGGGATACGATGGCGTATACCCGTTCGCGTTACACAACCGCTACGGCACGGCGGATGATTTTAAGGCGCTGATAAATACCGCGCATCACCTGGGAATGGCCGTCATCCTCGATGTGGCTTTCTGCGGCAGTAATACGGAAGGAAACTATCAGTCCGACTTCGGCCCCTATTTTACACAGAAATATACTGCCAAAGGAGCGCCGGGCGTCAATTTAGACGATGCCTGGTGCGATCCCGTACGGGATTTTTATATACAGAATGCGCTTATGTGGCTCGACGAGTTCCATATCGATGGGTTGCGGATGGATACGCTGCACGGCTGCCAGGATAACAGCGCGCAGCACTTTGTATGGGAACTGTCGGAAGCAGTAGGGGAGCTGGAACAGCAGACAGGTAACCGTAAACTGCTCATCGCTTCCACAGATTTGAACGATCCCCGTTACACCAACCCGGTGTCCATCGGTGGTTATGGATGTACCGCCCAATGGGCGGATGAATTTCATCATGCGCTGCATAGCCTGCTGACCGGTGAAACGGAAGGGTGTTACGGAGACTTCGGCGAGCTGTCCCACCTGGTGCGCGCCTTCACCAACGCGTTTGTTTATACAGGACAATACTCCCCGTTCCGCAGGCGGAAGTTCGGCCGCCAGTTAGTCGACAGCGATGCCCGGCATTTTGTCGTCTTCGCCCAGAACCATGAACAGACAGGGCGCCGGAAAAAAGGCGAGCGGCTGGGCACATTGGTGTCTTTTGAGGCGCTGAAGCTGGCAGCCTCTACAGTTATGCTTTCCCCTTTTATCCCGTTGTTGTTTATGGGAGAAGAATACGGGGAGACATCCCCTTTTTTGTCCTTTACCGCGATGAGCGACGCCGGCGCTTTCCGGCGCAGCCGCCTGCGATGGGACATCACAACAGCGCCTAATGCTGCTTTGCTCGCCTGCTACCGTTTTCTGATCGCTTTCCGTAAACACAGGCCCGCTATGCGCGTTACTGCGAAAGACGCGTTAGAGATACATCCTGTCGGTCAACTGCCATTACTCGCCATAAAACGAACCAGCGGGCAGGATACGGTGTTGATACTATTGAATTTTGATAAGGGAATACAAACTTATCATCATGTGGCCCCAACACCATTAAAAAAAATATTTGACTCCGCGCATGAAATGTGGAACGGTCCGGGTGTAAAAGCCGCTGATGAGATACTGGAAAATGAACCGATTTTGCTGCAGCCCCTCTCGGCTGTCGTATATGAAATGGCGCATCATGAGGAATGA